A part of Bubalus bubalis isolate 160015118507 breed Murrah chromosome 6, NDDB_SH_1, whole genome shotgun sequence genomic DNA contains:
- the RGS5 gene encoding regulator of G-protein signaling 5 isoform X2 gives MACEDYKKIKSPVKMAETAKKIYEEFIQAEAPKEVNIDHFTKEITVKNLVEPSPSSFDVAQKRIHALMEKDSLPRFVRSEFYQEFIK, from the exons ATGGCCTGTGAAGATTACAAGAAGATCAAGTCCCCTGTCAAGATGGCTGAGACAGCAAAGAAAATTTATGAAGAATTCATCCAAGCGGAAGCTCCTAAAGAG GTGAATATTGATCACTTCACGAAGGAAATCACAGTGAAGAATTTGGTGGAGCCTTCCCCAAGTAGCTTTGACGTGGCCCAGAAAAGAATCCAtgctctgatggagaaggattcGCTGCCTCGCTTTGTGCGCTCTGAATTTTATCAGGAGTTCATCAAGTAG
- the RGS5 gene encoding regulator of G-protein signaling 5 isoform X1, with the protein MCKGLAALPHSCLERAKEIKIKLGILLQKPESAIDLIIPYNEKPEKPAKTQKPSLDEALQWRDSLDKLLQNNYGLASFKSFLKSEFSEENLEFWMACEDYKKIKSPVKMAETAKKIYEEFIQAEAPKEVNIDHFTKEITVKNLVEPSPSSFDVAQKRIHALMEKDSLPRFVRSEFYQEFIK; encoded by the exons GGCCAAGGAGATTAAGATCAAGTTGGGAATTCTCCTCCAAAAGCCGGAATCTGCCATTGACCTTATCATTCCATACAATGAGAAGCCGGAGAAGCCAGCCAAGACCCAGAA ACCCTCGCTGGACGAGGCCCTGCAGTGGCGTGATTCCCTGGACAAGCTCCTGCAGAATAATT ATGGACTTGCCAGCTTCAAAAGTTTCCTGAAGTCTGAATTCAGTGAGGAGAATCTTGAGTTCTGGATGGCCTGTGAAGATTACAAGAAGATCAAGTCCCCTGTCAAGATGGCTGAGACAGCAAAGAAAATTTATGAAGAATTCATCCAAGCGGAAGCTCCTAAAGAG GTGAATATTGATCACTTCACGAAGGAAATCACAGTGAAGAATTTGGTGGAGCCTTCCCCAAGTAGCTTTGACGTGGCCCAGAAAAGAATCCAtgctctgatggagaaggattcGCTGCCTCGCTTTGTGCGCTCTGAATTTTATCAGGAGTTCATCAAGTAG